The following are encoded in a window of Pseudomonas graminis genomic DNA:
- a CDS encoding amidohydrolase family protein — translation MSSRHSSVPAPPLRVDAHQHFWTYTPQDYPWIDQRHGLLQRDFLPNDLKPLLDQHGIDGCIAVQARHSLDETDVLLSHAANHPWILGVVGWADLRAGDLDGQLARWADFNKDARKLVGLRHLIQDEPAPSLFLQDPAFARGMRQLQSLGLTYDVLIKDKDLHAATDFCQRHDQHHLILDHLGKPDLAQEDPVAWADRLAPLAALPHVACKLSGLITEADWQRWRPVELLPYFYLALELFGPQRLMFGSDWPVCQVAGSYSDVHHLFESAISTLSVDEQNALRGGTAIRLYGLQGNCP, via the coding sequence ATGTCGTCCCGACACTCAAGCGTTCCGGCACCGCCGTTGCGGGTGGATGCCCATCAGCATTTCTGGACTTACACCCCGCAGGACTACCCGTGGATCGACCAACGCCATGGCTTGTTGCAACGGGACTTTCTGCCGAACGATCTGAAGCCGCTGCTCGATCAGCACGGTATCGACGGCTGCATCGCGGTCCAGGCGCGGCACAGCCTGGATGAAACCGACGTTCTGCTGAGCCATGCCGCCAATCACCCATGGATTCTCGGCGTGGTCGGCTGGGCAGACCTGCGGGCGGGTGATCTCGACGGGCAACTCGCCCGTTGGGCCGACTTTAATAAAGACGCTCGTAAACTGGTAGGCCTGCGTCACCTGATCCAGGACGAACCCGCGCCATCGCTGTTCCTCCAGGACCCGGCCTTTGCCCGTGGCATGCGTCAGTTGCAAAGCCTCGGGCTGACGTACGACGTGCTGATAAAAGACAAAGACCTGCACGCCGCCACTGACTTCTGCCAACGCCACGACCAGCATCACCTGATCCTTGATCACCTCGGTAAACCGGACCTCGCCCAGGAAGACCCCGTCGCCTGGGCCGATCGCCTCGCCCCCCTCGCTGCCCTGCCCCACGTCGCCTGCAAGCTGTCCGGACTGATCACCGAAGCGGACTGGCAGCGCTGGCGACCCGTGGAGTTGCTGCCGTATTTCTACCTGGCGCTGGAACTGTTCGGCCCGCAGCGACTGATGTTCGGCTCCGACTGGCCGGTCTGTCAGGTGGCCGGCAGCTACAGCGACGTTCACCACTTGTTCGAATCCGCCATCAGCACGCTCTCCGTCGACGAGCAAAATGCGCTGCGCGGCGGCACCGCGATTCGCCTTTATGGCCTGCAAGGAAACTGCCCATGA
- a CDS encoding L-fuconate dehydratase translates to MTTITALRVEDIRFPTSQFLDGSDAMNPDPDYSAAYVILETDHPTLQGHGLTFTIGRGNEICCAAIKALAGVMVGLKLAWIAEDMGRFWRHVTSDSQLRWIGPDKGAIHLATGAVVNATWDLWAKSEGKPVWQLVAEMTPAQLVRCIDFRYITDCITPDEAVTLLTERAEGKAQRLQTLLADGYPCYTTSAGWLGYPDDKLRRLCQEAVDGGFSHIKLKVGRDLQDDIRRVRIAREVLGPDRHLMIDANQVWEVGEAIDWVRELAFAKPWFIEEPTSPDDVEGHRTIRLGVHPVKVATGEMCQNRIVFKQLIMRGAIDVVQIDACRLGGVNEVLAVMLMAAKYQLPVCPHAGGVGLCEYVQHLSMIDFLCIAGTHEGRVVEYVDHLHEHFEDPCVIRDAAYLPPAAPGFSIQMKSASREQYAYKG, encoded by the coding sequence ATGACCACCATCACCGCCTTGCGCGTTGAAGACATTCGTTTCCCCACCTCGCAATTTCTCGACGGCTCCGACGCGATGAACCCGGACCCCGATTACTCGGCGGCCTACGTCATTCTCGAAACCGATCACCCGACCCTGCAGGGCCACGGCCTGACGTTCACCATCGGTCGCGGCAACGAGATCTGCTGCGCAGCGATCAAGGCGCTGGCCGGCGTGATGGTCGGCTTGAAGCTGGCGTGGATCGCCGAAGACATGGGCCGTTTCTGGCGCCACGTCACCAGCGACAGCCAGTTGCGCTGGATCGGCCCGGACAAGGGCGCGATTCACCTGGCGACCGGCGCTGTGGTCAATGCCACATGGGATTTGTGGGCCAAGTCCGAGGGCAAGCCGGTGTGGCAACTGGTGGCGGAAATGACCCCGGCGCAACTGGTGCGTTGCATCGATTTTCGCTACATCACCGACTGCATCACGCCCGACGAAGCCGTGACCCTGCTGACCGAGCGCGCCGAGGGCAAGGCGCAACGGCTGCAAACGCTGCTGGCCGACGGTTACCCCTGCTACACCACCTCGGCGGGCTGGCTCGGCTATCCGGACGACAAGCTGCGCCGGCTGTGTCAGGAAGCGGTAGACGGCGGGTTTTCCCACATCAAACTGAAGGTCGGCCGCGACCTGCAGGACGATATCCGCCGTGTGCGTATCGCCCGGGAAGTGCTGGGGCCGGACCGCCATTTGATGATTGACGCCAATCAGGTCTGGGAGGTCGGCGAGGCCATCGACTGGGTGCGCGAGCTGGCGTTCGCCAAGCCGTGGTTCATCGAAGAACCGACCAGCCCCGATGACGTCGAGGGCCATCGCACCATTCGTCTCGGCGTGCACCCGGTGAAGGTGGCGACTGGCGAGATGTGCCAGAACCGCATTGTCTTCAAGCAGCTGATCATGCGCGGGGCCATCGACGTGGTGCAGATCGACGCTTGCCGCCTCGGCGGGGTCAACGAGGTGCTGGCGGTGATGCTGATGGCCGCCAAATACCAGCTGCCGGTCTGCCCCCATGCCGGCGGCGTCGGGCTGTGCGAGTACGTGCAGCACCTGTCGATGATCGACTTTCTGTGCATCGCCGGGACCCATGAAGGTCGGGTCGTGGAGTACGTCGATCACCTGCATGAGCATTTTGAAGACCCCTGCGTGATTCGCGATGCCGCGTATCTGCCACCGGCGGCGCCTGGGTTCTCGATTCAGATGAAATCCGCTTCGCGGGAGCAGTACGCGTATAAAGGCTGA
- a CDS encoding fumarylacetoacetate hydrolase family protein translates to MKLLRYGEPGQERPGLLDSNGRIRDLTDLIGDLSGTALSPESIAHLQSQDVNSLPLVEGNPRLGPCVGKIGKFICIGLNYADHAAETGADIPKEPIIFNKWTSAIVGPNDNVEIPRNSKKTDWEVELGVVIGKGGRYIDEADALEHVAGYCVINDVSEREFQIERGGTWDKGKGCDTFGPIGPWLVTRDEIADPHQLNLWLEVDGKRYQNGNTRTMIFQIPKLVSYLSQFMSLQPGDVISTGTPPGVGLGIKPEPVFLRAGQTMRLGIEGLGEQQQLTVDA, encoded by the coding sequence ATGAAATTGCTGCGTTACGGCGAACCCGGTCAAGAGCGCCCAGGCCTGCTGGACAGCAACGGCCGCATTCGCGATCTGACCGATCTGATTGGCGACCTTTCGGGCACCGCCCTGAGCCCGGAAAGCATCGCGCACTTGCAGTCCCAGGACGTCAACAGCCTGCCGCTGGTTGAGGGCAACCCGCGCCTGGGCCCGTGCGTGGGCAAGATTGGCAAGTTCATCTGCATCGGCCTGAACTACGCCGACCACGCGGCTGAAACCGGCGCGGATATTCCAAAAGAACCGATCATTTTCAACAAGTGGACCAGCGCCATTGTCGGTCCCAACGACAACGTGGAAATCCCGCGCAACTCGAAGAAGACCGACTGGGAAGTCGAGCTGGGCGTGGTCATCGGCAAGGGCGGTCGCTACATCGACGAGGCCGATGCGCTGGAGCACGTGGCGGGTTATTGCGTGATCAACGACGTATCCGAGCGTGAGTTCCAGATCGAGCGCGGCGGCACCTGGGACAAAGGCAAGGGCTGCGACACCTTCGGCCCGATCGGCCCGTGGCTGGTGACCCGCGATGAAATCGCCGATCCCCATCAGCTCAACCTGTGGCTGGAAGTCGACGGCAAGCGCTACCAGAACGGCAACACGCGGACGATGATTTTCCAGATTCCCAAACTGGTGAGCTACCTGAGCCAGTTCATGAGCCTGCAGCCGGGCGACGTGATCTCCACCGGTACGCCGCCGGGCGTGGGCCTGGGGATCAAACCGGAGCCGGTATTCCTGCGCGCCGGCCAGACGATGCGTCTGGGCATCGAAGGCTTGGGCGAACAGCAGCAGCTGACGGTCGACGCCTGA
- a CDS encoding SDR family oxidoreductase, with protein MDLTGKRVLITAAAQGIGQASVEAYLKAGAEVFAVDINGAALDHLQGVHKRVLDVTDHAAIERLAAEVGALDVLFNCAGVVHSGNILECSDDDWRFAFDLNVTAMYKMIRAFLPAMLANGGGSIINMSSVASAIKGVPNRFAYCASKAAVIGITRSVAADFVGQNIRCNCICPGTVESPSLRQRVADQAAREGREEAEVYAAFEARQPMGRLGTPEEIAQLALYLGSSASGFTTGTAQIIDGGWSN; from the coding sequence ATGGACCTCACCGGTAAGCGAGTGCTCATCACAGCCGCCGCCCAGGGCATCGGTCAAGCCAGCGTCGAGGCTTATCTGAAGGCTGGCGCGGAAGTCTTTGCCGTCGACATCAACGGCGCAGCGCTGGATCACCTGCAAGGCGTGCACAAACGAGTGCTCGACGTCACCGATCACGCCGCCATCGAACGGCTGGCCGCCGAAGTGGGCGCGCTGGACGTGCTGTTCAACTGCGCGGGCGTGGTACACAGCGGCAACATCCTCGAATGCTCCGATGACGACTGGCGCTTCGCTTTCGACCTCAACGTCACGGCGATGTACAAGATGATCCGCGCGTTTCTGCCGGCGATGCTGGCCAATGGCGGCGGCTCGATCATCAACATGTCGTCGGTCGCCTCGGCCATCAAAGGTGTGCCCAACCGCTTCGCCTACTGCGCCAGCAAGGCCGCCGTGATCGGCATCACCCGTTCGGTCGCGGCCGACTTCGTCGGGCAGAACATCCGCTGCAACTGCATCTGCCCCGGCACCGTGGAATCCCCTTCCCTGCGTCAGCGGGTGGCCGATCAGGCGGCGCGCGAGGGCCGCGAAGAGGCGGAAGTCTACGCGGCGTTCGAAGCACGCCAGCCGATGGGACGCCTGGGCACGCCCGAGGAAATCGCCCAACTGGCGCTGTACCTGGGCTCGTCCGCCAGCGGCTTTACCACTGGCACCGCGCAGATCATCGACGGCGGCTGGAGCAACTGA
- a CDS encoding FadR/GntR family transcriptional regulator — MPIQVIDNQRLYRQIADQLRALIDSGEFPPGSRLPAERELAKMLGVSRASVREAMIALEVIGLVDVRVGNGVLVCEPPVRVLSDEPVMTQVTRDQWKDVDPELGIEVDFSAEIPPFALLQARRLIEPEAAALAAQNASDEELEAIREAFERNARDNREHSHTHPGDRLFHIRIAQASGNPAYALMIKHLLGHQYGSMFQRLQAHYTSDDMPFRSEHEHRLILDALQSRNAEAAKQAMAGHLDEVIRIFSRGGV; from the coding sequence ATGCCAATCCAAGTAATTGATAACCAGAGACTTTATCGCCAGATCGCCGATCAGCTCCGCGCGCTGATCGACAGCGGCGAATTTCCACCGGGCAGCCGCCTGCCGGCCGAACGTGAACTGGCGAAGATGCTGGGCGTCAGCAGGGCCTCGGTGCGCGAGGCGATGATTGCGTTGGAGGTGATCGGGCTTGTAGACGTGCGGGTGGGCAATGGCGTGCTGGTATGCGAACCGCCGGTGCGGGTGCTGTCCGATGAACCGGTGATGACCCAGGTCACCCGGGACCAGTGGAAGGACGTCGACCCCGAGCTTGGCATTGAAGTGGATTTCAGCGCGGAAATCCCGCCTTTTGCCTTGCTCCAGGCCAGACGGCTGATTGAACCGGAAGCGGCGGCGCTGGCGGCACAAAACGCCAGCGATGAAGAGCTCGAAGCGATCCGGGAGGCCTTCGAACGCAATGCGCGGGATAACCGTGAACATTCCCACACCCACCCGGGTGACCGCCTGTTCCACATCCGCATTGCCCAGGCCTCGGGCAATCCGGCGTATGCGCTGATGATCAAGCACCTGCTCGGGCATCAGTACGGCAGCATGTTCCAGCGGCTACAGGCGCACTACACTTCCGACGACATGCCGTTCCGCTCCGAGCACGAACACCGCCTGATCCTCGACGCCCTGCAAAGCCGGAATGCAGAAGCCGCGAAGCAGGCGATGGCGGGGCATCTGGATGAAGTCATCCGGATCTTCAGCCGGGGCGGGGTGTAG
- a CDS encoding oxidoreductase: protein MSKTKTLFITGVSSGFGQALAQQALAAGHIVIGTLRNEDAVQAFEAQAPGRAHGVLLDVTDFDAIDRVVAEADNAFGPIDVLVNNAGYGHEGIVEESPLDELRRQFDVNVFGAVAIIKAFVPLFRQRRSGHILNVTSMGGFITMPGIAYYHGSKFALEGISESLSKELKPFNVFVTAVAPGSFRTDWAGRSMQRTARQIADYDASFDPIRKAREERSGKQPGDPVKAADAMLKLIDSPNPPAHLLLGSDALKLVREKLAQLEAEFAEWEEVSRSTDG, encoded by the coding sequence ATGAGCAAAACCAAAACCCTGTTCATCACCGGTGTCAGCAGCGGCTTCGGCCAGGCGTTGGCGCAACAGGCGCTGGCGGCGGGTCACATCGTGATCGGCACGCTGCGCAATGAAGACGCCGTTCAGGCATTTGAAGCCCAGGCACCCGGCCGCGCCCACGGCGTGCTGCTGGACGTCACCGACTTCGACGCCATCGACCGCGTGGTGGCCGAGGCGGACAACGCATTCGGGCCGATCGATGTGCTGGTGAACAATGCCGGTTATGGCCATGAGGGCATTGTGGAGGAGTCGCCGCTGGATGAGTTGCGTCGTCAGTTCGACGTCAATGTGTTCGGCGCGGTCGCGATCATCAAGGCCTTCGTGCCGCTGTTCCGCCAGCGTCGAAGCGGGCACATCCTCAACGTGACCTCCATGGGCGGCTTCATTACGATGCCGGGCATCGCGTATTACCACGGCAGCAAGTTCGCGCTGGAAGGCATTTCCGAATCGCTGAGCAAGGAGCTGAAGCCGTTCAACGTGTTTGTCACGGCCGTGGCGCCGGGCTCGTTCCGCACTGATTGGGCGGGCCGTTCGATGCAACGGACTGCACGGCAGATCGCCGATTACGACGCCAGCTTCGACCCGATCCGCAAGGCCCGCGAAGAACGCAGCGGCAAACAGCCGGGCGATCCGGTCAAGGCGGCAGATGCGATGCTCAAGCTGATTGATAGCCCCAACCCGCCAGCGCATCTGTTGCTCGGCAGCGATGCGTTAAAGCTGGTGCGGGAAAAGCTGGCGCAGCTGGAGGCCGAGTTTGCGGAATGGGAAGAGGTGTCGCGCTCGACGGATGGGTGA
- a CDS encoding MFS transporter — translation MAAILMSIALATLDTAIANTALPAIAADLNASPAASVWIINAYQLAAVATLLPFAALGGVLGHRKVYLGGLILFVVSSALCALAWSLPTLTVARVLQGIGASAIMSVNAALIGSIFPHERLGRGLGMNALVVGTSFSIGPTVASLVLSVASWPWLFAINLPVGLFALVFAWNSLPATRLGTLTFDRVTAVLNVITFGALIFALSQAAQLGSMASVLIALAIFLVGGALMLKREVGHPAPMFPLDLLKRPMFALSALTAFCSFATQGLAFVSLPFFFESTLGRDPIQTGFLMTPWSVVVAMIAPFAGRMSDRYPPGLLGGIGLAMLCLGMISLASMPADASVMSIIARMMLCGIGFGFFQAPNQKALMTSAPKERSSGASGTIATARLIGQATGAALVALSFGISSTHGPVLALSIGAGFAAVGSVASGLRLVTKNTANPRV, via the coding sequence ATGGCGGCGATTTTGATGTCAATCGCCCTCGCCACCCTCGACACCGCCATCGCCAATACTGCCCTCCCCGCCATCGCTGCCGATCTGAACGCCTCGCCCGCCGCGTCGGTGTGGATCATCAACGCCTACCAGCTCGCTGCCGTCGCCACGCTGCTGCCGTTCGCGGCGCTGGGGGGTGTGCTTGGCCATCGCAAGGTGTATCTGGGCGGGCTGATTCTGTTTGTGGTGTCGTCGGCGTTGTGTGCACTCGCATGGTCGTTGCCCACGCTGACTGTTGCTCGCGTGCTGCAGGGCATCGGCGCCAGCGCGATCATGAGCGTCAACGCCGCGCTGATCGGCTCGATCTTTCCTCACGAACGGCTCGGGCGCGGGCTGGGCATGAACGCGCTGGTGGTCGGCACGTCGTTTTCCATCGGCCCGACCGTCGCGTCGCTGGTGTTGTCGGTGGCGAGCTGGCCGTGGCTGTTTGCGATCAACCTGCCCGTCGGGCTGTTCGCGCTGGTGTTCGCCTGGAATTCGCTGCCCGCGACGCGCCTCGGCACGCTGACCTTCGACCGCGTTACCGCCGTTCTCAACGTCATCACCTTCGGCGCTCTGATCTTCGCCCTGAGTCAGGCGGCGCAGCTGGGTTCGATGGCCAGCGTGCTGATCGCGCTGGCGATCTTTCTGGTGGGGGGCGCGCTGATGCTCAAGCGCGAGGTCGGGCACCCTGCGCCGATGTTCCCCCTGGATTTGCTCAAGCGGCCGATGTTTGCGTTGTCGGCGCTGACGGCGTTCTGCTCGTTCGCCACCCAAGGGCTGGCGTTCGTGTCGCTGCCATTCTTTTTTGAAAGCACCCTGGGCCGCGACCCTATCCAGACCGGATTTCTGATGACGCCGTGGTCGGTGGTGGTGGCGATGATCGCGCCGTTTGCCGGGCGTATGTCTGACCGCTATCCACCGGGGCTATTGGGCGGGATCGGCCTGGCGATGCTGTGCCTGGGGATGATTTCTCTGGCGAGCATGCCCGCCGACGCCAGCGTGATGTCGATCATCGCGCGAATGATGCTGTGCGGCATCGGCTTCGGTTTCTTCCAGGCGCCGAATCAGAAAGCGCTGATGACCAGCGCGCCGAAAGAACGCTCCAGCGGCGCCAGCGGCACGATTGCGACCGCTCGCCTGATCGGTCAGGCCACGGGTGCGGCGTTGGTGGCCTTGAGTTTCGGCATTTCCAGCACCCACGGCCCGGTGCTGGCGTTGAGCATCGGCGCGGGCTTCGCGGCGGTGGGCAGTGTGGCGAGCGGCTTGCGGTTGGTGACGAAGAACACGGCCAATCCACGAGTTTGA
- a CDS encoding amino acid aminotransferase, whose amino-acid sequence MSLFSAVEMAPRDPILGLNEAFNADTRTTKVNLGVGVYSNEEGKIPLLRAVVEAEENRVAQHLPRGYLPIDGIAAYDKAVQALLFGAESPLLASGRVMTVQAVGGTGALKIGADFLKQLSPDAVVAISDPSWENHRALFETAGFPVQNYRYYDAATHDVNRTGMLEDLQNLPSGSIVVLHACCHNPTGVDLTLEDWKKVLEVLKDKGHVPFLDMAYQGFGDGIDEDAAAVRLFADSGLTFFASSSFSKSFSLYGERVGALSIVTDSKEETARVLSQVKRVIRTNYSNPPTHGASIVAAVLSSPELRGKWEAELGEMRLRIRGMREEMTQRLANNAAGQDFSFVARQRGMFSYSGLTTPQVHRLRNEFGIYALDTGRICVAALNQGNIGAVTEAILAVI is encoded by the coding sequence ATGAGCCTGTTCTCCGCTGTCGAAATGGCACCACGCGATCCTATCCTGGGCCTCAACGAAGCATTCAACGCCGATACACGTACGACCAAGGTCAATCTGGGTGTCGGTGTTTACAGCAACGAAGAAGGGAAAATTCCGCTGCTGCGCGCCGTTGTCGAAGCGGAAGAAAACCGGGTGGCCCAACACCTGCCCCGCGGCTATCTGCCCATCGACGGCATTGCCGCTTATGACAAGGCCGTGCAAGCCTTGCTGTTCGGCGCCGAGTCGCCGCTGCTGGCGTCGGGCCGGGTGATGACGGTTCAGGCGGTCGGCGGTACGGGCGCTCTGAAGATCGGCGCTGACTTCCTCAAGCAGCTTTCTCCCGACGCCGTTGTGGCGATCAGCGACCCAAGCTGGGAAAACCACCGCGCGCTGTTCGAGACCGCCGGTTTCCCGGTGCAGAACTATCGCTACTACGACGCCGCCACCCATGACGTGAACCGCACGGGCATGCTGGAAGATCTGCAGAACCTGCCGTCCGGCTCGATCGTCGTCCTGCACGCGTGCTGCCACAACCCGACCGGCGTTGACCTGACCCTGGAAGACTGGAAGAAGGTCCTTGAAGTGCTGAAGGACAAGGGTCATGTGCCGTTTCTGGACATGGCGTATCAGGGCTTCGGTGACGGCATTGACGAGGACGCGGCGGCGGTGCGTCTGTTCGCCGACAGCGGCCTGACGTTCTTTGCTTCCAGTTCGTTTTCGAAGTCGTTTTCGCTGTACGGCGAGCGGGTCGGCGCGCTGTCGATCGTGACGGATTCGAAGGAGGAGACGGCGCGGGTGTTGTCTCAGGTGAAGCGTGTGATCCGCACGAACTATTCCAACCCGCCGACCCACGGCGCGTCGATTGTGGCCGCAGTGTTGAGCAGCCCTGAGTTGCGTGGCAAGTGGGAGGCAGAGCTGGGTGAGATGCGCCTGCGGATTCGTGGCATGCGTGAGGAGATGACCCAGCGTCTGGCGAATAATGCGGCGGGGCAGGATTTCAGTTTTGTCGCGCGGCAGCGGGGGATGTTTTCGTATTCGGGTCTGACGACACCGCAGGTTCATCGGTTGCGCAATGAGTTCGGGATTTATGCGCTGGATACCGGGCGGATTTGTGTGGCGGCGTTGAACCAGGGAAATATCGGGGCGGTTACTGAGGCGATCTTGGCGGTTATTTGA
- the uvrB gene encoding excinuclease ABC subunit UvrB, whose amino-acid sequence MSEFQLVTRFEPAGDQPEAIRQLVEGIDAGLSHQTLLGVTGSGKTFSIANVIQQVQRPTLVLAPNKTLAAQLYGEFKAFFPNNSVEYFVSYYDYYQPEAYVPSSDTFIEKDASINDHIEQMRLSATKALLERKDSIIVTTVSCIYGLGSPETYLRMVLHVDRGDKLDQRALLRRLADLQYTRNDMDFARATFRVRGDVIDIFPAESDLEAIRIELFDDEVESLSAFDPLTGEVIRKLPRFTFYPKSHYVTPRETLLEAMEGIKAELNERLEYLRGANKLVEAQRLEQRTRFDLEMILELGYCNGIENYSRYLSGRPSGAPPPTLYDYLPADALLVIDESHVSVPQVGAMYKGDRSRKETLVEYGFRLPSALDNRPMRFDEWENVSPQTIFVSATPGNYEAEHAGRVVEQVVRPTGLVDPQIEIRPALTQVDDLLSEIHKRVAIEERVLVTTLTKRMSEDLTDYLADHGVRVRYLHSDIDTVERVEIIRDLRLGTFDVLVGINLLREGLDMPEVSLVAILDADKEGFLRSERSLIQTIGRAARNLNGRAILYADRITGSMERAIEETDRRREKQIAFNLANGITPKSVIKDVADIMEGATVPGSRSKKRKGMAKAAEENAKYEAELRSPSEITKRIRQLEEKMYQLARDLEFEAAAQMRDEIGKLRERLLAV is encoded by the coding sequence ATGTCCGAGTTTCAGCTCGTTACCCGTTTTGAGCCGGCCGGCGATCAACCGGAGGCGATTCGTCAGTTGGTTGAAGGCATCGACGCCGGCCTGTCGCACCAGACCCTGCTCGGTGTAACCGGTTCGGGCAAGACCTTCAGCATCGCCAACGTCATTCAGCAAGTGCAGCGCCCGACCCTGGTGCTGGCGCCGAACAAAACCCTGGCCGCGCAGCTATACGGCGAGTTCAAGGCGTTTTTCCCGAACAACTCGGTCGAATATTTCGTTTCCTACTACGACTACTACCAGCCCGAAGCCTACGTGCCGTCATCGGACACCTTCATCGAGAAGGATGCGTCGATCAACGATCACATCGAACAGATGCGCCTGTCCGCGACCAAAGCGTTGCTGGAGCGCAAAGACTCGATCATCGTCACCACGGTGTCGTGCATCTACGGTCTGGGCAGCCCGGAAACCTACCTGCGCATGGTTTTGCACGTGGACCGCGGCGACAAGCTCGATCAGCGCGCCTTGCTGCGCCGGCTGGCCGACCTGCAATACACCCGCAACGACATGGATTTTGCCCGGGCGACCTTCCGTGTCCGTGGCGACGTGATTGACATCTTCCCCGCTGAATCGGACCTGGAAGCCATTCGCATCGAGCTGTTCGATGACGAAGTCGAGAGCCTTTCGGCGTTCGACCCGCTGACCGGCGAGGTCATTCGCAAACTGCCGCGCTTCACGTTCTACCCGAAGAGCCACTATGTGACCCCGCGGGAAACGCTCCTGGAGGCAATGGAAGGCATCAAAGCCGAGCTGAACGAGCGCCTGGAATACCTGCGCGGCGCCAACAAGCTGGTGGAAGCGCAGCGTCTGGAGCAGCGCACCCGTTTCGACCTGGAGATGATCCTCGAACTGGGTTACTGCAACGGCATCGAAAACTACTCGCGTTATCTGTCCGGGCGTCCGTCCGGCGCGCCGCCGCCGACGCTGTACGACTACCTGCCGGCTGACGCGCTGCTGGTGATCGATGAGTCCCACGTCAGCGTGCCCCAAGTCGGCGCCATGTATAAGGGCGACCGTTCGCGCAAGGAGACGCTGGTGGAATACGGTTTCCGCCTGCCGTCGGCGCTGGACAACCGGCCGATGCGTTTCGATGAGTGGGAAAACGTCAGCCCGCAGACCATTTTCGTCTCAGCGACGCCGGGTAACTACGAAGCTGAACACGCGGGTCGTGTGGTCGAGCAGGTGGTGCGGCCGACCGGGCTGGTGGACCCGCAGATCGAAATCCGTCCGGCGCTGACCCAGGTCGACGACTTGCTCTCCGAGATCCACAAGCGCGTGGCGATCGAGGAGCGGGTGTTGGTGACCACGCTGACCAAGCGCATGTCCGAAGACCTCACCGATTATCTGGCTGACCATGGCGTGCGGGTGCGTTACCTGCACTCGGACATCGACACCGTTGAGCGCGTCGAGATCATCCGCGACCTGCGCCTGGGCACTTTTGACGTACTGGTGGGGATCAACCTGCTGCGCGAAGGTCTGGATATGCCGGAAGTGTCGCTGGTGGCGATTCTCGATGCCGACAAGGAAGGCTTCCTGCGTTCCGAGCGCTCGCTGATCCAGACCATTGGCCGCGCTGCGCGTAACCTCAACGGCCGGGCGATTCTGTACGCCGACCGCATCACCGGCTCCATGGAACGCGCGATCGAAGAAACCGACCGTCGTCGCGAGAAGCAGATCGCGTTCAACCTGGCCAATGGCATCACGCCGAAAAGCGTGATCAAGGACGTCGCCGACATCATGGAGGGCGCCACTGTGCCCGGCTCTCGCAGCAAGAAGCGCAAAGGCATGGCCAAAGCTGCCGAGGAGAACGCCAAGTACGAAGCCGAACTGCGCTCGCCGAGTGAAATCACCAAACGCATTCGTCAATTGGAAGAGAAGATGTACCAATTGGCGCGTGAC